The proteins below come from a single Pedobacter aquae genomic window:
- a CDS encoding GIY-YIG nuclease family protein, which translates to MLKNLNADQMKNIVFIVTDRNRNNLHVGLSADLIKTMNFYRKMPNLFFDAGQQLTRLVYFEELSSETMAAERFKMINQFTRLQKEKMIRNVNPDWIDLTTGLDYEKMLKTGFQVKPVFSFMS; encoded by the coding sequence ATGTTAAAGAATTTAAATGCAGATCAAATGAAGAATATCGTTTTTATAGTTACAGACAGAAATAGAAATAATTTACATGTTGGTTTAAGTGCTGATTTAATAAAAACCATGAACTTCTACCGTAAAATGCCGAACCTATTTTTTGATGCTGGGCAACAGTTAACTCGCTTGGTTTATTTTGAAGAGTTAAGTTCTGAGACTATGGCAGCAGAGCGTTTTAAAATGATTAACCAATTTACCAGGTTACAAAAAGAGAAGATGATAAGAAACGTTAATCCGGATTGGATTGATTTAACTACCGGATTAGACTATGAGAAGATGTTAAAAACAGGCTTCCAAGTGAAACCTGTTTTTAGCTTTATGTCTTAA
- the msrB gene encoding peptide-methionine (R)-S-oxide reductase MsrB, which translates to MKKFISIVFSLAVMTFAACGQNNHTSSKKDEQKALVFPVQKAESEWKKILSPVAYEIMVNKGTEPPFKNEFYNNHEKGIYVSAATGEPLFSSEDKFDSGTGWPSFTKPINDKAVIWVKDNSHGMVRDEVIEAKTGLHLGHVFDDGPAPTGLRYCINSAALKFIKQ; encoded by the coding sequence ATGAAAAAGTTTATATCAATCGTGTTTAGTTTAGCAGTCATGACTTTTGCTGCTTGCGGACAAAATAATCATACATCTTCTAAAAAAGATGAGCAAAAAGCTTTAGTATTCCCTGTTCAAAAAGCAGAAAGCGAGTGGAAGAAAATATTATCTCCTGTTGCTTATGAAATTATGGTGAACAAAGGAACAGAGCCTCCTTTTAAAAATGAGTTTTACAATAACCATGAAAAAGGAATTTATGTAAGTGCCGCTACAGGCGAACCACTTTTTAGTTCTGAAGACAAGTTTGACTCTGGTACAGGATGGCCAAGTTTTACCAAACCCATTAATGATAAAGCTGTTATTTGGGTAAAAGACAACAGCCATGGCATGGTAAGAGATGAAGTTATAGAAGCTAAAACAGGTTTACACCTAGGCCATGTTTTTGATGATGGCCCCGCTCCTACAGGTTTAAGATACTGCATCAACTCGGCAGCACTTAAATTCATCAAACAATAA
- a CDS encoding XRE family transcriptional regulator — MGKISDNLKYLRKKKGLTQQQFADVMEIKRSLIGAYEEDRAEPKYDLLKKFADFFELSIDDFINEKINDKWTPKPKGDPSNLRVLSITVDQDDKENIELVQVKASAGYLNGYSDPEYVSTLPRFSLPIFKQGTYRAFEIKGDSMLPLPSGSIIIAEYVENWNNDIKAGETAIVISKNEGVVYKRLSSKFRPDKGLKLSSDNPVYEPYTIEAEDILEIWKAKAFISTELPQPMPEPTMETLTSMMAQMQKSLVEMQKNKTN; from the coding sequence ATGGGAAAAATATCTGATAATTTAAAATACCTCAGAAAGAAAAAAGGCCTTACACAACAGCAATTTGCTGATGTTATGGAAATTAAAAGATCTTTAATTGGTGCCTACGAAGAAGACCGGGCAGAACCAAAATATGATTTGCTAAAAAAATTCGCAGACTTTTTTGAGTTAAGTATTGATGATTTCATCAATGAAAAGATAAACGATAAATGGACACCTAAACCAAAAGGAGACCCTTCTAACCTTCGTGTACTGAGTATTACGGTAGACCAAGATGATAAAGAAAACATAGAATTGGTACAGGTTAAAGCTAGTGCAGGTTATCTTAATGGTTATAGCGACCCTGAGTATGTAAGCACCCTACCTCGTTTTTCTTTACCTATCTTTAAACAAGGCACTTATAGGGCTTTTGAAATTAAAGGAGATTCTATGCTACCACTGCCTTCAGGCTCAATCATTATTGCAGAGTATGTAGAAAACTGGAATAACGATATCAAAGCTGGCGAAACTGCTATTGTGATTAGTAAAAACGAAGGTGTAGTTTATAAAAGGTTAAGCAGCAAGTTCAGACCAGATAAGGGTTTGAAATTATCATCAGACAACCCCGTTTACGAACCTTATACCATAGAAGCAGAAGATATTTTAGAAATCTGGAAAGCAAAAGCATTTATTTCTACAGAATTACCACAGCCAATGCCAGAGCCTACCATGGAGACTCTAACCAGCATGATGGCCCAAATGCAAAAATCTTTAGTAGAAATGCAAAAAAACAAAACGAACTGA